The genomic window CGAGAATGAAGAACACCGTCAGGATCTCGAAGAGCTTGGCTTCGATCTTCATATCAGTTGTTGTCCTTGCTCAGTGGTGCTCGACGGTCAGTTGCCGGTGGCCGAAGCCTCGCGCACGGTGCGGTCGGTGTTGAACGGCGCGGTCGAGGTCGCCATGGGCGCCTCACCGATCGATGCCAGCGCCTCGGCGGTGCTCAGGCCCTGACCACCGTCCTCGACGGACTTGCGCGCCTCGATGTACTGCTCGAACTTCTCCGGCGACACTGCACGGATCTCGAAGTTCATCATCGCGTGGAAGGTGCCGCACATTTCGGCGCAGCGGCCCACGAACGCGCCTTCCTTCTCGATCTCACTGATCTGGAAGACGTTGTCGGAGTGGTTCTCCTTCGGGTTCGGGTTCACGTCACGCTTGAACAGGAACTCGGGGACCCAGAAGGAGTGGATGACGTCGGAGGACGCCAGCACGAACTCGATGCGCTTACCGGTCGGGAGGACGAGGATCGGAACCTCGTTGCTGGTGCCGACGGTCTCGATCTTGTCGTAGTGCAGGTAGGACAGATCCTGCGGGTTCTTGCCGTGGATCGCACCGATCTTCTCGCGGCCGTGCTCGTCGAGGCCCTCGGGCTTCGACGCGGCGACTGCGGCTGCGGTGGCAGCCTCGTCGGTGCCCTCGTACTTGGCCGTGCCGTCACCGAGATCGATGGTGCGGTAACCGAACTTCCAGTTCCACTGGTACGCGGTCACGTCGACCACGACGTTCGGGTTGTCCTTCTTCTCCGTGACGTAGTTCTGCACGACCACGGTGAAGTAGAACAGCACGGCGATGATCACGAACGGAACTGCCGTGTAGAAGAGCTCCAGCGGCACGTTGTACGCCGTCTGACGCGGGAACTCCGGCGAGTCCTTCTTCTTCCGGTGGAAGATGACCACCCAGAAGGTGAGGCCCCACACGATGACACCCATGACGAGGGCGGCGATGACCGACCACGTCCACAGCTCGCGCATACGCTCGGCCTGCGGGGTAATACCCGATGGCCACCCGAAGCGAAGCACCGAATTGTCGATTGAACAACCCGACAGCAGCATGGCAGCTATGCCCAAAGATGCTGCCAGCCCGGCTCGCCGAAGGATCCGACCTTGCGCCACGTTCACGCCTTCCTGATCGCCGCAATTCCACTAGGGCACACCCGATGGGAAGGCCCAATTACTACGCAGCGTAGACCAACGGCGCCGATCCTCCATCCTCGGGTCGGCGCCCGTGTTGCAGTCGGGACCAATGTCCACCGAATGTACGCGCGCTACCTGGGATTGCGCTGAGAGCAACGCGGTCACGTGCTCCCCACGGACGCGGGGGACCCGAATGCTGCGGCATACTTCCGGAGGGAAACGGCGCCCTTCCGGTCCGCCGGCCCGAACGGGACAACCAACTCTGAATCGAGGTACTGGACGCTGTGTGCGGACTGCTCGGACTACTCACCACCGACGGCACCGGCGACGAGGCGGTCACGCGCGTCGGTGCGGCCCTGCACTGTCTGCGTCACCGCGGTCCGGACGAGCACGGGACGTGGCACGACGACGATGTGATCTTCGGGTTCAACCGATTGTCGATCATCGACATCGAGCATTCGCACCAGCCGCTGCGGTGGGGGCCTCCGGAGGCCCCGGAGCGGTATGCGCTCACGTTCAACGGAGAGATCTACAACTATGTGGAACTGCGAGAAGAGCTCACTCGCGACCACGGCGCCGAGTTCCGGACCGAAGGTGACAGCGAGGCGATCGTCGCCGCGTACCACTACTGGGGTGCGGACGCGGTACGACGGCTGCGCGGCATGTTCGCGTTCGCGGTGTGGGACACGCAGGAGCGGGAACTGTTCGTCGCCCGTGACCCGTTCGGCATCAAGCCGCTGTTCCTGGCGACGGGCACCGGTGGCACCGCGTTCGGCAGCGAGAAGAAGAGCCTGCTCGAGCTGGCCGACGTGATCGGTGTCGGCACCGAGCTGGATCCGCGGGCCACCGAGCACTACACGGTGCTGCAGTACGTGCCGGAGCCGGAGACGCTGCATGCGCAGATCCGTCGCCTCGAGTCGGGTTGCTACGCGCGTCTGACGCCGGGCAGCGCCCCGGTGGTGACGCGGTACTTCACGCCGACGTTCCCGGCGGTGCCGTTCGTGGCCGGCTCGGAGCAGGCCCGCTACCGGGAGGTCGCGGAGGCACTCGAGGATTCGGTGGCCAAGCACATGCGGGCCGATGTCACGGTCGGCTCGTTCCTGTCGGGCGGTATCGATTCGACGGCGATCGCGGCGCTCGCGATGCGGCACAACCCGAACCTGATCACCTTCACCACGGGTTTCGAGCGCGAGGGCTACTCGGAAGTGGACGTCGCGGCCGAGTCGGCGGCGGCGATCGGTGCCCGGCACATCGTCAAGGTGGTCTCCCCCGCCGAGTTCGCGGCCGCGATCCCGGAGATCATCTGGTATCTCGACGATCCGGTCGCCGACCCGGCCCTGGTGCCGCTGTACTTCGTGGCGAAGGAAGCCCGCAAGCACGTCAAGGTGGTGCTCTCCGGTGAGGGTGCCGACGAACTGTTCGGCGGCTACACGATCTATCGGGAGCCGCTGTCGCTGAAGCCGTTCGAGTATCTGCCGGCGTCGCTGCGCCGGGCGGCCGGGAAGCTGTCCGAGCGCATCCCGGACGGCACGCGCGGCAAGAGCCTGCTGCACCGCGGTTCGATGACACTCGAGGAGCGCTACTACGGCAACGCCCGCAGCTTCAACGATGCGCAGCTGCGGGCCGTGCTGCGCGACTTCCGCCCCGAGTGGACGCACCAGGACGTCACGGCACCGATCTACGCACAGTCGAAGGACTGGGATCCGGTGGCGCGCATGCAGCACCTGGACCTGTTCACGTGGCTGCGCGGCGACATCCTCGTCAAGGCCGACAAGATGACGATGGCGAACTCGCTGGAACTGCGGGTCCCGTTCCTCGACCCCGAGGTGTTCTCGGTCGCGTCACGGATCCCGCTGGATCAGAAGATCACGAAATCCACCACGAAGTACGCGCTGCGGCAGGCCCTCGAGGGCATCGTCCCGCCGCACGTACTGCACCGCGCGAAGCTCGGGTTCCCGGTACCGCTGCGGCACTGGCTGGCCGGTACCGAACTGTACGACTGGGCGCACGAACAGATCGCCGCGTCGGGCACGGACCACATCTTCGACAAGGCCGCCGTCACCCGCATGCTGCGCGACCACCGGGACGGGGTCTCCGATCACAGCCGCCGACTGTGGACGGTGCTGTGCTACATGATCTGGCACGGCATCTTCGTCGAGAAGCGCATCGAGCCGCAGATCCAGGAGCCGGCGTACCCGGTGAGCCTGTAGAGGCAGAGACGACTCCGCCCGGGTTCCTCGACGAGAGGAACCCGGGCGGAGTCGTACGAGTCGACGGGCCTTACGGCAGCAGAGCTGCGATCTCGTCGGCGGCGTCCTTGCCGTACGCCTCGGTGAGGCGTTTGACGGCGTCGTCGCGGTCGAGGCTCCATTCCTGGGTGCCGACGGTTTCGAGAACGTATACGGCAACCAGGGAACCCAGCTGAGCCGAACGTTCCAGGCTCAGGCCGGCGGCCTGGGCGTGCAGGAACCCGGCACGGAAGGCGTCACCGACACCGGTGGGGTCGACCTTGCCGCGTTCGGGGACGACACCGACGCGGATCCAGTTGCCGTCGGCGTCGACGATCTCGACGCCCTTGGCGCCGAGGGTGGTGACGCGCAGCCCGACCTGGGCGCGGATCGCTTCTTCGGACAGTCCGGTCTTCTGCTGCAGGAGGCCCCACTCGTACTCGTTGGTGAACAGGTACTTCGCGCCGGCGACGAGCTGGGCGGCCTCGTCGCCGGACAGCCGGGCGAGCTGCTGGGACGGGTCGGCGGCGAAGGGGATGCCGAGCAGGCGGCATTCGTCGGTGTGCCGGATCATCGTCTCGGGATCGTTGGCGCCGATCAGGACGAGGTCGAGTCCGTCGTGTGCCGCCGCGAGTGCGGCGAGTTCGATGCCACGGGCCTCGCTCATGGCGCCCGGGTAGAACGAGGCGATCTGCGCCATGTCGTCGTCGGTGGTGCACACGAAGCGTGCGGTGTAGGCGCTCTCGGAGACGAGGACTCCACTGCAGTCGACGCCGTTGGATTCGAGCCACGTCCGGTATTCGGCGAAGTCGACGCCGGCCGCACCGACGAGCAGCGGCGAGCCACCGAGCACTCCCATCGCGTAGGCGATGTTGCCGCCGACGCCGCCGCGGCGGACGACGAGGTCGTCGACGAGGAAGCTCAGCGAAATGTGTGCGAGCTGATCGGCGAGCAACTGATCGGCGAAGCGGCCCGGGAACCGCATCAGGTGGTCGGTGGCGATGGAACCGGTTACCGCAATGGTCACGCTCGGAGGCCTTTCGAAGTGATGGTGGGTGGAACGGTGCTGGCAGGTAGAACGCAGTCTGACGCGGAGCCCGCCAGGGTGGCGGACTCCGCGTCAGACGGTGTCGTTATGGGGTGCGGGACTCAGTTGAAGGAGTCGCCGCAGGCGCAGGATCCGGTCGCCTGCGGGTTGTCGATCGTGAAGCCCTGCTTCTCGATGGTGTCGACGAAGTCGATGGAGGCGCCCTCGACGTAGGGGGCGCTCATCCGGTCGACGGCGAGGCTGACGCCACCGAAGTCGACGACGAGGTCACCGTCGAGGCTACGGTCGTCGAAGAACAGCTGGTAGCGCAGGCCCGCGCAGCCACCGGGCTGCACGGCGATGCGCAGCGCGAGGTCGTCGCGTCCTTCCTGATCGAGCAGCGCCTTCGCCTTCGCGGATGCGGTCTCGGTCATCGTGACGCCGTGGGTGGCGGTCTCGTTCTGCACAGTCATGGGCTCTCCCTGTCGCTCGTGCCAAACCCGTGATCGCTTCAACGGTACTCTGCGTGCCCCTATTCCTCATGTATCGGGCCGGATGTATCGCGCCACGCCCGGGCCACGGTGGCCGCCAGTTCCGTGAGGTGTCCTGCCGCGTCGGCCATGGCGCGTTCGACGGATCCGGCGATGTCGGTCAGCGCGTACGTCGCCGTGATCCCGGCTGCCGCGGCGGCGGCCGGGTCGACCGCGGCCTGCCCGGTGAGGACGACGACGGGTGTTCCCGCACCGGATCCGAGTGCGGCGACCGCGACGGGGAGTTTGCCGCGCAGCGACTGGTCGTCGAACTTTCCCTCCCCGGTCAGGACGAGGTCGGCGGCGGCGATCCGCTCGCCGAGCCCGGTGGCGTCGGCTACGACGGCGGCCCCGGACTCCCGGGCCGCACCGAGCGCGAACAGGGCCGCCCCGAGTCCACCGGCGGCGCCGGCACCGGGCCGGTCGACGACGTCGGGGCCGACTGCGGCACGCAGTTCGTCCGCCCATGCGATGTTGCGGCGTTCGAGGAGGGTGACGGTGGCGGCGTCGGCGCCTTTCTGGGGTCCGAAGACATGGGCGGCGCCGTGTTCGCCGAGCAGCGCGTGTTCGACGTCGGTGGCGGCGATCAGGTCGATACCGTCCAGCAGTGCCCGGGCCCGGGTGAGTCCGCCGAGGGCGTCGAGTGCGCCGCGGCCACCGTCGGTGCAGCAGCTGCCGCCGAGTCCGACGACGATCCGGCGGGCCCCGGCGGCCACGGCGGCGGCGAGCAATTGCCCGACGCCGCGGCTGTGGGCCCGGCGGGCGGTGTCCGGGGTGGGCGGGCCGACGAGCAGGTCCAGGCCGACGGCCTGCGCGGATTCGAGGTAGGCGACCCGTCCGTCACCGGCGAGGACCCAGTGTGCCCGGGCCGGGTCGCCGAGGGGGCCGTCGACACGGGTGGTGTGGACGGTGCCGACCACACTCATGGCGTCGACGAAGCCGGGACCGCCGTCGGACTGCGGGGCGAGATCGAGCCGGTCGCCGGGTCGGGCGCAGCGCCAGCCGGCGGCGATCGCGGCGACCGCCTGGGTGGCGGTGAGGGTGCCGCCGAACGAGTCCGGCGCGATCAGGACGCGCATCCGCGCAGTCTAGGGCGGTGGTCGGTTTCGCCAGGACGACGGTTATCCCATAGCCTGGATGTGTGAAGCTGCTACGCCGAGGCGACTCCGACAATCCCGACAAGAACCACGTCGAGGTCACCGAGTCGTCCGCGTCGTCCTCGGAAACCACCGCCGAGACGGCCGGGAAGACCGCGTCGACCCCCGGTAAGGGGCGTCCCACCCCCAAGCGCCGCGAGGCCGAGGCCAAGCGCCGCGGCCCGGTGACCCCCGCACCGCTCACCGCGAAGGAGGCCCGGGCCCGCCGCAAGGCGACTCGCGGCTCCAAGGAGGAGCGCAAGACGGCCGCCGCCGAGCGTCGGGCCGACGCCGCCGACCGCCGGGCCCGGATGCTCGCCGGCGAGGACAAGTACCTGATGCCCCGCGACAAGGGCCCGGTCCGCGCGTACGTCCGCGACCTCGTCGACAGCCGCCGCAACCTCGTCGGCCTGTTCATGCCGCTCGCCCTGATCCTGATCATGGCGATGTTCCTCAATCCGATCATCCAGAGCTATGTCACGCTCGGCATGCTCGTGATGATGCTGTTCATGGCGATCGAGGGCTACGTCCTGGGGCGCATGATCAACAATCGCGTCCGGGAGCGTTTCCCCGACACCGCGGACGGCGGCTTCAAGCTCGGCTGGTACGCGTTCGTCCGCGCGTCGCAGATCCGTAAGATGCGCGCCCCGAAGCCGCGTGTCGGCCCGGGCGACGCCGTCTGATCCCCACGTCGTTCCGGGCCGGTCCGCGCACTGCGGGACCGGCCCGGTGCGGTTGATAGCGTCTATCCTCGTGTCCTCCCCCGATGTTCCGCGCCGCACGCTCGTACTCGGCGGCGCCCGGTCCGGGAAGTCTGCGCACGCCGAAGGACTGCTCGACGATGTTCCGGGCGATGTCCCGGTGCGCTATGTGGCGACCGCGCGCCGGTATCCGGGGGACACCGATTGGGATGCCCGGATCGAGCAGCATCGAGTCCGGCGTCCGGCCTGGTGGTCGACTGTCGAGACCGGCACCGACCTCCCCCTCTCGGACGTCCTCGCCTCCCCCGGACCGCATCCGCCGACCCTCGTCGACGACCTGGGCACATGGCTCACGGGCGAACTCGACGACGCCGACGCGTGGGACGCGCCGCGGGGCACGATCGCCGGGCGGGTCGACGCCCTCGTCGCGGCGGTGGCGGGATTCGACGGGCGTCTGCTGCTGGTGAGCCCCGAGGTGGGGCTCGGCGTGATTCCGGAGACGCGTTCGGGCCGGCTGTTCCGCGACGAGATCGGCGCGCTCAACGCGCGCCTCGCGCAGGTGTGCGACGACGTGGTACTCGTCGTCGCGGGCCTCCCCCTGACTCTCAAGACATCGCAGGCGTAGATGAAAGGTCCAGCGTGACAAGCGAATCCGTGAACCCGTCGGTGACCGACTTCGAGTTCCCCACCCCGCCGGACGCCGAGGTGCGGGAGCAGGCACGCCTGCGGCAGCTGCAGTTGACGAAACCCACCGGGTCGCTGGGCCGGCTCGAGGAGCTGTCGGTGTGGGCGTCGGCCTGCCAGGGCGTGTGCCCGCCGAAGGTGTTCGAGCGGCCGCGAGTCGTCGTGTTTGC from Prescottella sp. R16 includes these protein-coding regions:
- a CDS encoding DUF3043 domain-containing protein yields the protein MKLLRRGDSDNPDKNHVEVTESSASSSETTAETAGKTASTPGKGRPTPKRREAEAKRRGPVTPAPLTAKEARARRKATRGSKEERKTAAAERRADAADRRARMLAGEDKYLMPRDKGPVRAYVRDLVDSRRNLVGLFMPLALILIMAMFLNPIIQSYVTLGMLVMMLFMAIEGYVLGRMINNRVRERFPDTADGGFKLGWYAFVRASQIRKMRAPKPRVGPGDAV
- the asnB gene encoding asparagine synthase (glutamine-hydrolyzing): MCGLLGLLTTDGTGDEAVTRVGAALHCLRHRGPDEHGTWHDDDVIFGFNRLSIIDIEHSHQPLRWGPPEAPERYALTFNGEIYNYVELREELTRDHGAEFRTEGDSEAIVAAYHYWGADAVRRLRGMFAFAVWDTQERELFVARDPFGIKPLFLATGTGGTAFGSEKKSLLELADVIGVGTELDPRATEHYTVLQYVPEPETLHAQIRRLESGCYARLTPGSAPVVTRYFTPTFPAVPFVAGSEQARYREVAEALEDSVAKHMRADVTVGSFLSGGIDSTAIAALAMRHNPNLITFTTGFEREGYSEVDVAAESAAAIGARHIVKVVSPAEFAAAIPEIIWYLDDPVADPALVPLYFVAKEARKHVKVVLSGEGADELFGGYTIYREPLSLKPFEYLPASLRRAAGKLSERIPDGTRGKSLLHRGSMTLEERYYGNARSFNDAQLRAVLRDFRPEWTHQDVTAPIYAQSKDWDPVARMQHLDLFTWLRGDILVKADKMTMANSLELRVPFLDPEVFSVASRIPLDQKITKSTTKYALRQALEGIVPPHVLHRAKLGFPVPLRHWLAGTELYDWAHEQIAASGTDHIFDKAAVTRMLRDHRDGVSDHSRRLWTVLCYMIWHGIFVEKRIEPQIQEPAYPVSL
- a CDS encoding glycerate kinase — protein: MRVLIAPDSFGGTLTATQAVAAIAAGWRCARPGDRLDLAPQSDGGPGFVDAMSVVGTVHTTRVDGPLGDPARAHWVLAGDGRVAYLESAQAVGLDLLVGPPTPDTARRAHSRGVGQLLAAAVAAGARRIVVGLGGSCCTDGGRGALDALGGLTRARALLDGIDLIAATDVEHALLGEHGAAHVFGPQKGADAATVTLLERRNIAWADELRAAVGPDVVDRPGAGAAGGLGAALFALGAARESGAAVVADATGLGERIAAADLVLTGEGKFDDQSLRGKLPVAVAALGSGAGTPVVVLTGQAAVDPAAAAAAGITATYALTDIAGSVERAMADAAGHLTELAATVARAWRDTSGPIHEE
- a CDS encoding cytochrome c oxidase subunit II translates to MNVAQGRILRRAGLAASLGIAAMLLSGCSIDNSVLRFGWPSGITPQAERMRELWTWSVIAALVMGVIVWGLTFWVVIFHRKKKDSPEFPRQTAYNVPLELFYTAVPFVIIAVLFYFTVVVQNYVTEKKDNPNVVVDVTAYQWNWKFGYRTIDLGDGTAKYEGTDEAATAAAVAASKPEGLDEHGREKIGAIHGKNPQDLSYLHYDKIETVGTSNEVPILVLPTGKRIEFVLASSDVIHSFWVPEFLFKRDVNPNPKENHSDNVFQISEIEKEGAFVGRCAEMCGTFHAMMNFEIRAVSPEKFEQYIEARKSVEDGGQGLSTAEALASIGEAPMATSTAPFNTDRTVREASATGN
- a CDS encoding iron-sulfur cluster assembly accessory protein; its protein translation is MTVQNETATHGVTMTETASAKAKALLDQEGRDDLALRIAVQPGGCAGLRYQLFFDDRSLDGDLVVDFGGVSLAVDRMSAPYVEGASIDFVDTIEKQGFTIDNPQATGSCACGDSFN
- a CDS encoding carbohydrate kinase family protein, which translates into the protein MTIAVTGSIATDHLMRFPGRFADQLLADQLAHISLSFLVDDLVVRRGGVGGNIAYAMGVLGGSPLLVGAAGVDFAEYRTWLESNGVDCSGVLVSESAYTARFVCTTDDDMAQIASFYPGAMSEARGIELAALAAAHDGLDLVLIGANDPETMIRHTDECRLLGIPFAADPSQQLARLSGDEAAQLVAGAKYLFTNEYEWGLLQQKTGLSEEAIRAQVGLRVTTLGAKGVEIVDADGNWIRVGVVPERGKVDPTGVGDAFRAGFLHAQAAGLSLERSAQLGSLVAVYVLETVGTQEWSLDRDDAVKRLTEAYGKDAADEIAALLP
- a CDS encoding bifunctional adenosylcobinamide kinase/adenosylcobinamide-phosphate guanylyltransferase, whose protein sequence is MSSPDVPRRTLVLGGARSGKSAHAEGLLDDVPGDVPVRYVATARRYPGDTDWDARIEQHRVRRPAWWSTVETGTDLPLSDVLASPGPHPPTLVDDLGTWLTGELDDADAWDAPRGTIAGRVDALVAAVAGFDGRLLLVSPEVGLGVIPETRSGRLFRDEIGALNARLAQVCDDVVLVVAGLPLTLKTSQA